In Poecilia reticulata strain Guanapo linkage group LG17, Guppy_female_1.0+MT, whole genome shotgun sequence, the following proteins share a genomic window:
- the fzr1a gene encoding fizzy/cell division cycle 20 related 1a has protein sequence MMDQDYECRLLRQINIQNENASPVKAVGAVRSLTPTSSPLSSPSKHGDRFIPSRAGANWSVNFHRINEIEKSHSQNRKTKDGTTDSNKVDGLAYSALLKNELLGAGIEKVQDPQSEDRRLQPSTPAKRSLFSYSVSTKRALPEEDGNTVSPYSLSPVSSNSQKLLRSPRKPTRKISKIPFKVLDAPELQDDFYLNLVDWSSLNVLSVGLGTCVYLWSACTSQVTRLCDLSVEGDSVTSVGWSERGNLVAVGTHKGYVQIWDAAAGKKLSVLEGHTARVGALAWNADQLSSGSRDRVILQRDIRAPPLQSERRLQGHRQEVCGLKWSTDHQLLASGGNDNKLLVWNHSSVLPVQQYTEHLAAVKAIAWSPHQHGLLASGGGTADRCIRFWNTLTGQPLQCTDTGSQVCNLAWSKHTNELVSPLTLLRPLM, from the exons ATGATGGATCAGGACTATGAATGCCGGCTGCTCAGAcaaataaatatccaaaacgAGAATGCAAGCCCCGTA AAAGCTGTGGGAGCGGTGCGATCTCTGACACCCACCAGCTCCCCCCTGTCCTCGCCCAGCAAGCACGGCGATCGCTTCATTCCCTCCCGGGCGGGAGCCAACTGGAGTGTCAACTTCCACCGCATTAAT GAAATTGAAAAGTCGCACAGTCAAAATAGAAAAACCAAAGATGGGACAACCGACAGCAATAAAG TGGACGGTCTGGCTTACTCCGCTCTGCTGAAGAACGAGCTGCTGGGAGCGGGAATTGAGAAGGTTCAAGACCCTCAGTCTGAAGACCGTCGATTGCAGCCGTCTACTCCTGCCAAGAGGAGCCTTTTTAGC TATTCTGTAAGTACGAAGAGGGCTCTACCGGAAGAAGACGGCAACACTGTTTCCCCGTATTCTCTATCACCTGTCAGCAGCAACag CCAAAAATTGCTACGGTCACCAAGAAAGCCTACACGCAAGATTTCCAAAATTCCCTTTAAAGTTTTAGATGCTCCAGAGCTTCAGGATGACTTCTACCTCAACCTGGTGGACTGGTCGTCTCTGAACGTGCTCAGCGTGGGGCTGGGTACCTGTGTCTACCTGTGGAGCGCCTGCACCAGCCAG GTGACGCGTCTTTGCGACCTCTCTGTAGAAGGAGATTCGGTTACGTCAGTCGGCTGGTCAGAGAGG ggTAACCTGGTAGCGGTGGGCACGCACAAGGGCTACGTCCAGATTTGGGACGCGGCAGCAGGGAAGAAGCTCTCTGTGTTGGAGGGACACACGGCCAGAGTGG GTGCTTTGGCGTGGAACGCCGACCAGCTGTCGTCTGGAAGCCGCGATCGTGTGATCCTGCAGCGGGACATCAGAGCGCCACCTCTGCAGTCGGAGCGCCGTCTCCAGGGCCACAGGCAGGAAGTCTGCGGGCTCAAGTGGAGCACGGACCACCAGCTGCTGGCTTCAGGCGGAAACGATAACAAG CTACTCGTGTGGAACCACTCGAGCGTGCTGCCCGTGCAGCAATACACAGAGCACTTGGCTGCAGTGAAGGCCATCGCCTGGTCGCCCCACCAGCACGGCCTGCTGGCCTCGGGTGGCGGCACGGCTGACCGCTGCATCCGCTTCTGGAACACTCTGACCGGCCAGCCGCTGCAGTGCACCGACACCGGCTCTCAGGTCTGCAAYCTGGCCTGGTCCAAGCACACCAATGAACTGGTGAGTCCTCTGACGCTTCTGAGGCCGTTGATGTGA